The following coding sequences lie in one Rhizobium binae genomic window:
- the glgB gene encoding 1,4-alpha-glucan branching protein GlgB, with amino-acid sequence MNVERSELLAGIGHDALWALIEGRHGDPFSILGPHESGGMTVVRVYLPGAEAVDLIEAASGRVVTPFSIAHPSGLFAAATAARMGYRLRIQWPDGEQVTEDPYSFGLLLGELDLHLISEGTHYSLSRTLGAVAMSVDGVAGVRFAVWAPNARRVSVVGDFNAWDGRRNPMRLRQSAGVWELFVPRLAPGERYKFEIVDAHGTCLPQKADPVARASEAAPSTASIVASSTPFRWTDDAWMRGRSRQERLEGAISVYEVHAGSWLRDQKDGNRSLDWVELSQRLVPYAREMGFTHIELLPIMEHPFGGSWGYQPLGLFAPTGRYGTPEDFAYFVDRCHGAGIGVILDWVPAHFPTDVWGLARFDGTALYEHEDPREGFHRDWNTLIYNLGRNEVKGFLIASALEWLERYHVDGLRVDAVASMLYRDYSRNAGDWIPNQYGGRENLEAVEFFKHLNSIIHERCPHAITVAEESTAWPGVTKPPTEGGLGFDIKWNMGWMHDSLSYIEKDPVYRSYHHGTMTFGMIYAYSERFMLPISHDEVVYGKGSLLTKMPGDDWQKFANLRSYLAFMWGHPGKKLLFMGSEVAQPGEWNHDASVSWDVLDRPAHVGIQRLVKDLNGLYGEEAALQFGDFHPEGFEWATADDSVNSVLGMLRYAPDHSSSVLVVANFTPVPRYGYRIGVPRDGVWIERITTDAPEYGGSGLVNGAVSSEPIPAHGRPVSLSLALPPLATVFLMGPSP; translated from the coding sequence ATGAATGTCGAACGCTCGGAACTTCTCGCCGGCATCGGACACGATGCGCTTTGGGCACTGATCGAAGGGCGCCACGGCGATCCCTTCTCGATCCTCGGCCCGCACGAGAGTGGCGGAATGACTGTGGTGCGCGTCTATCTGCCCGGAGCAGAGGCCGTCGATCTGATCGAAGCGGCGAGCGGCAGGGTTGTGACGCCTTTCAGCATCGCTCACCCTTCCGGCCTGTTTGCGGCGGCCACGGCCGCGAGAATGGGATACAGGCTGCGGATCCAATGGCCGGATGGCGAGCAGGTCACCGAGGATCCCTATAGCTTCGGACTTTTGCTCGGAGAACTCGATCTTCACCTGATATCGGAAGGCACGCATTACAGCCTGAGCCGCACGCTCGGGGCGGTGGCGATGTCGGTCGACGGTGTGGCGGGCGTGCGGTTCGCGGTCTGGGCGCCGAATGCACGCCGTGTCTCGGTCGTCGGCGATTTCAACGCCTGGGACGGGCGGCGAAATCCGATGCGGCTCAGGCAATCGGCCGGCGTCTGGGAGCTGTTCGTTCCCCGGTTGGCGCCCGGCGAACGATACAAGTTCGAGATCGTCGACGCGCATGGGACCTGCCTGCCGCAGAAGGCCGATCCGGTGGCGCGCGCCAGCGAGGCCGCCCCGTCCACCGCCTCGATCGTTGCCTCGTCGACGCCGTTTCGATGGACCGACGATGCCTGGATGAGAGGCCGGTCCCGGCAGGAAAGGCTGGAGGGCGCGATTTCCGTCTACGAGGTGCATGCCGGCTCCTGGCTGCGCGATCAGAAGGACGGCAACCGATCGCTCGATTGGGTCGAGCTCAGCCAGCGGCTCGTTCCCTATGCGCGCGAGATGGGATTCACCCATATCGAGTTGCTACCGATCATGGAGCATCCGTTCGGCGGCTCCTGGGGCTACCAGCCGCTCGGCCTGTTCGCGCCGACCGGGCGCTACGGCACGCCGGAGGATTTCGCCTATTTCGTCGACCGCTGCCACGGCGCAGGCATCGGCGTCATCCTCGACTGGGTGCCGGCCCATTTCCCGACCGACGTCTGGGGTCTTGCCCGCTTCGACGGCACCGCGCTCTACGAACACGAGGATCCGCGCGAGGGCTTTCACCGCGACTGGAACACGCTGATCTACAATCTCGGCCGCAACGAGGTGAAAGGCTTCCTGATCGCCAGCGCACTCGAATGGCTCGAGCGCTACCATGTCGACGGGCTGCGCGTCGATGCGGTGGCCTCAATGCTCTACCGCGATTACAGCCGCAACGCGGGGGACTGGATTCCCAATCAGTACGGCGGCCGCGAGAACCTGGAAGCGGTAGAATTCTTCAAACATCTGAACAGCATCATCCACGAGCGCTGCCCGCATGCGATAACCGTTGCCGAGGAATCGACGGCCTGGCCCGGCGTCACCAAGCCGCCGACAGAAGGCGGGCTTGGCTTCGATATCAAATGGAACATGGGCTGGATGCACGACAGCCTGAGTTATATCGAGAAGGATCCCGTCTACCGAAGCTATCACCACGGCACGATGACCTTCGGCATGATCTATGCCTATTCCGAGCGTTTCATGCTGCCGATTTCCCATGATGAGGTGGTTTACGGCAAAGGCTCGCTGCTGACGAAAATGCCGGGCGACGATTGGCAGAAATTCGCCAATCTGCGCAGCTATCTCGCTTTCATGTGGGGACACCCGGGCAAGAAGCTGCTGTTCATGGGAAGCGAAGTTGCCCAGCCGGGCGAATGGAACCATGACGCATCAGTGAGCTGGGACGTCCTGGACCGGCCGGCGCATGTCGGCATCCAGCGCCTGGTGAAGGATCTGAATGGCCTCTACGGCGAGGAAGCGGCACTTCAGTTCGGCGATTTTCATCCCGAGGGCTTCGAATGGGCAACTGCCGACGACAGCGTCAACTCCGTTCTCGGCATGCTGCGTTATGCCCCGGACCATTCTTCCTCGGTCCTCGTCGTCGCGAATTTCACGCCGGTGCCGCGCTACGGCTACAGGATCGGCGTGCCCCGCGATGGCGTGTGGATCGAGCGGATAACGACGGATGCGCCGGAGTATGGAGGCTCTGGGCTCGTCAACGGCGCAGTGTCGAGCGAACCCATCCCAGCTCACGGCCGGCCCGTCTCCCTGTCGCTGGCGCTGCCCCCGCTGGCGACGGTCTTTCTCATGGGACCGTCGCCCTGA
- a CDS encoding thiamine pyrophosphate-dependent enzyme — MSRKETTGQAITRSLVAHGIDTVFGIPGAHMYDFNDALYGAGDKIRFIHTRHEQGAAYMAYGYAKSTGRVGAYTVVPGPGVLNSGAALCTAYGANAPVLCVTGNIMSHLIGQGRGQLHELPDQLATMRGITKRAERINHQSEAGPVLSEVIGKMLSGRQGPGAVEAPWDVFGQSGPETDLPLGTRAAHPAVNPDQIAAAAALISGARNPMIMVGGGAADAGAEIATLSELLQAPVTSHRSGKGIVADDHPNYLNFVAAYEYWKKVDVLIGIGSRLELQFMRWKWLPKGLKIIRIDIDPTEMVRLKPDVGIVADAGDGTRALIDALAGASREDRTREFAGLNEDARSRFQAVQPQLAYLDAIRDALPRDGFFVEEISQMGFTARFAFPVYGPRQYVTCGYQDNLGFGFNTALGVKVANPDKAVISVSGDGGFMFGVQELATAVQHKIAVVAIVFNNSAYGNVLRDQKQTYKGRYLGSELVNPDFVALGESFSVRSFKVASPGELRVVLEKALALDEPVLIEVPIDRGSEASPWPFIHPAPHAE; from the coding sequence ATGAGCAGGAAAGAAACGACCGGCCAGGCGATAACCCGTTCGCTTGTCGCCCATGGGATCGACACGGTCTTCGGCATTCCGGGCGCCCACATGTATGACTTCAATGACGCGCTTTACGGCGCCGGTGACAAGATTCGCTTCATCCATACAAGGCACGAACAGGGTGCCGCTTATATGGCCTACGGCTATGCGAAGTCTACCGGCCGGGTTGGTGCCTATACAGTTGTCCCCGGCCCCGGGGTCCTCAATTCCGGCGCGGCGCTTTGCACCGCATACGGCGCCAACGCGCCCGTGCTCTGCGTCACCGGCAACATCATGTCGCACCTGATCGGGCAAGGAAGAGGACAGCTGCACGAACTGCCGGACCAGCTCGCGACGATGCGCGGGATCACCAAGAGGGCGGAGCGCATCAACCACCAGTCCGAGGCCGGTCCGGTTCTATCAGAGGTGATCGGCAAAATGCTCTCCGGCCGCCAGGGTCCGGGAGCAGTCGAAGCCCCGTGGGATGTGTTCGGACAATCCGGCCCGGAAACCGATCTACCCCTCGGCACGAGAGCCGCTCATCCCGCCGTCAATCCCGATCAGATCGCCGCCGCGGCGGCGCTGATTTCAGGCGCTCGGAATCCGATGATCATGGTCGGCGGCGGCGCGGCGGATGCTGGCGCCGAGATCGCCACGCTTTCGGAGCTCTTGCAGGCGCCGGTCACCTCCCACCGCTCTGGCAAGGGGATCGTCGCCGACGATCATCCGAACTACCTGAATTTCGTCGCCGCCTATGAATATTGGAAGAAGGTCGACGTGCTGATCGGGATCGGCAGCCGGCTCGAATTGCAGTTCATGCGGTGGAAGTGGCTTCCCAAGGGCCTCAAGATCATCCGCATCGATATCGACCCGACCGAGATGGTGCGTCTCAAGCCCGATGTCGGCATCGTCGCGGATGCGGGAGATGGAACGCGGGCGCTGATCGATGCGCTGGCAGGCGCCAGCCGCGAAGATAGGACACGCGAATTTGCCGGGCTGAATGAAGACGCCCGCTCTCGTTTTCAGGCGGTGCAGCCGCAGCTCGCTTATCTCGATGCCATCCGCGATGCGCTGCCGAGAGACGGCTTCTTCGTCGAGGAAATCAGCCAGATGGGCTTCACTGCCCGATTTGCTTTCCCGGTCTACGGCCCGCGCCAATATGTAACATGCGGCTATCAGGACAATCTCGGTTTCGGCTTCAACACGGCGCTCGGCGTAAAAGTCGCCAATCCCGATAAGGCGGTTATCTCCGTTTCCGGTGACGGCGGCTTCATGTTCGGCGTTCAGGAGCTTGCCACCGCCGTGCAGCACAAGATTGCTGTCGTCGCCATCGTTTTCAACAATTCCGCCTACGGCAATGTGCTGCGCGATCAGAAGCAGACTTACAAAGGCCGCTATCTCGGCTCGGAACTCGTTAATCCGGATTTCGTCGCTCTCGGCGAGAGCTTTAGCGTCCGGTCCTTCAAGGTGGCGAGCCCTGGCGAATTGCGTGTGGTGCTGGAGAAGGCGCTCGCGCTCGATGAGCCCGTGCTCATCGAGGTCCCTATCGATAGGGGATCAGAGGCGAGCCCCTGGCCTTTCATTCATCCGGCTCCGCACGCCGAATGA
- a CDS encoding amino acid aminotransferase, whose protein sequence is MFEQLKTRPADSLLALIKAFQADERAGKIDLGVGVYSDAMGRTPVMRAVKAAEQFLLETQDSKKYLGPEGDLQFVRLLQPIIFGKSPAFGERLVGIQTPGGSGALRLGAELVQVANPLAKVLLGTPSWPNHAPIFGSARLAVKEYPFVDLASQQVKIESVVEALSFANPGDVVLLHGCCHNPTGIDFTTEEWRRIAELLVAHKLVPFIDLAYQGLGDGLEQDAAPTRMILEAVDEALIAYSCDKNFGLYRERVGALYVMTRNADDIGKAESNMAALARVNWSMPPDHGAAIVRTILESAEMSAMWRAELEEMCERINGNRAALAAAAPDLAFISRQRGLFSNLSMSRETAAALRATHGIYMADSGRMNLAGMQPSDAGAIVAALRAEGCLKLQ, encoded by the coding sequence GTGTTTGAACAACTGAAGACCCGGCCGGCAGACAGCCTGCTTGCCCTCATCAAGGCTTTCCAGGCCGACGAGCGCGCCGGAAAGATCGACCTCGGCGTCGGCGTCTATAGCGACGCGATGGGCCGCACGCCTGTCATGCGGGCCGTGAAGGCGGCGGAGCAGTTCCTTCTGGAAACGCAGGACAGCAAGAAATATCTCGGCCCGGAGGGCGATCTGCAATTCGTCCGTCTCCTGCAGCCGATCATCTTCGGAAAGTCGCCGGCTTTCGGTGAGCGTCTTGTCGGCATCCAGACGCCGGGCGGCAGCGGCGCGCTGCGTCTCGGTGCGGAACTCGTCCAGGTGGCAAATCCATTGGCGAAGGTTCTGCTGGGCACGCCGAGCTGGCCCAACCACGCCCCGATCTTCGGTTCGGCGCGACTGGCTGTAAAGGAATATCCATTCGTCGACCTCGCGTCGCAGCAGGTGAAAATCGAAAGCGTGGTAGAGGCCCTGTCATTCGCCAATCCGGGCGATGTCGTGCTCCTTCACGGTTGTTGCCACAATCCGACAGGCATCGATTTCACCACGGAAGAGTGGCGGCGGATTGCCGAGCTCCTCGTCGCGCACAAGCTCGTGCCGTTCATCGATCTTGCCTATCAGGGGCTCGGCGACGGCCTCGAACAGGATGCAGCGCCGACACGCATGATCCTCGAAGCCGTCGACGAGGCGCTGATCGCCTATTCCTGTGACAAGAATTTCGGCCTCTATCGCGAGCGCGTCGGCGCGCTCTATGTCATGACCCGCAATGCCGATGACATCGGGAAGGCCGAAAGCAACATGGCCGCACTGGCCCGCGTCAACTGGTCGATGCCGCCGGATCATGGCGCGGCGATCGTCAGGACCATTCTCGAAAGCGCCGAGATGTCGGCAATGTGGCGCGCCGAACTCGAGGAGATGTGCGAGCGCATCAACGGCAATCGGGCGGCGCTCGCCGCCGCCGCACCCGATCTCGCCTTCATCAGCCGCCAGCGCGGCCTGTTCTCCAATCTCTCCATGTCCAGGGAAACGGCGGCGGCACTTCGCGCCACGCATGGCATCTACATGGCCGATTCCGGCCGCATGAACCTTGCCGGCATGCAGCCGTCCGACGCCGGTGCCATCGTCGCCGCACTTCGAGCCGAAGGTTGCTTGAAGCTACAGTGA
- a CDS encoding Lrp/AsnC family transcriptional regulator, translating to MLDQFDIKLLAALQQNSEMTQSELSQKVNLSATQCARRLERLRNEQYIQSVVAILNPAKLGFSVVAHTLVSLRAHTEGGNERLHRFIETAPEILECYSQTGDADFLMKVMTRDLDHLSQFLERMIRVTDNLASVKSSIVLKTIKKTTALPLQIVT from the coding sequence ATGCTTGACCAGTTCGACATCAAACTCCTTGCCGCTCTCCAGCAAAACAGCGAGATGACGCAGAGCGAGTTGTCTCAGAAGGTCAATCTCTCTGCGACCCAATGCGCACGCCGCCTCGAAAGGCTGCGCAATGAGCAATATATCCAGAGCGTCGTGGCTATTCTCAACCCCGCAAAACTGGGTTTCAGCGTCGTCGCCCATACGCTCGTCAGTCTGCGTGCGCATACGGAAGGCGGAAATGAGCGGCTCCATCGCTTCATCGAGACCGCACCGGAAATCCTGGAATGCTATTCGCAGACGGGTGACGCCGATTTTCTGATGAAGGTCATGACGCGCGACCTCGACCATCTCAGCCAATTTCTCGAACGCATGATCCGGGTCACCGACAATCTGGCCTCGGTCAAGTCGAGCATCGTGCTGAAGACGATCAAGAAGACGACCGCTCTGCCGCTGCAGATCGTGACGTGA
- a CDS encoding ABC transporter ATP-binding protein, whose product MSIKADNLTWKIGRKTILDSVSMEAQPGRMLGLLGPNGSGKTSLLRLLAGLRRPHSGRVTLDRDDIGKISRRSIARRIAFVEQHATTNANLKVIDVVKLGRFPHRSMFSGWTNADEEAVEGALARAGVAEKRNDRWQSLSGGEKQRTHIARALAQSPQELILDEPTNHLDIQHQIGLMRLVSELPITSIVALHDLNHASMFCDALIIMQQGKIVASGAPHDVLSESLLRDVFSIEARVEASPYHSRPHIHYLR is encoded by the coding sequence ATGAGCATCAAGGCCGACAACCTCACCTGGAAAATTGGCAGGAAGACCATCCTGGACAGCGTTTCCATGGAGGCTCAACCCGGCCGGATGCTCGGCCTGCTCGGGCCGAACGGCTCCGGGAAGACCTCGCTGCTGCGGCTTCTCGCCGGCCTCAGGCGTCCGCATTCCGGCCGCGTCACGCTCGACCGCGATGATATCGGCAAGATCAGCCGTCGCTCGATCGCCCGGCGCATCGCCTTTGTCGAGCAGCATGCCACGACCAATGCCAATCTGAAGGTCATCGACGTCGTCAAGCTCGGCCGCTTCCCGCACCGCTCCATGTTTTCCGGCTGGACCAACGCGGACGAAGAGGCGGTCGAAGGGGCGCTTGCCCGCGCCGGCGTGGCGGAGAAGCGCAACGACCGCTGGCAGAGCCTGTCGGGCGGCGAAAAGCAGCGCACCCATATCGCCAGGGCGCTCGCCCAGTCGCCGCAGGAGCTAATCCTCGACGAACCCACAAACCATCTCGACATCCAGCACCAGATCGGTCTGATGCGGCTCGTCTCGGAACTGCCGATCACCAGCATCGTCGCCCTGCACGATCTCAACCATGCCTCCATGTTCTGCGATGCGCTGATCATCATGCAACAGGGCAAGATCGTCGCCTCCGGCGCGCCCCACGACGTGCTGAGCGAAAGCCTGTTGCGCGACGTCTTTTCCATCGAGGCGCGCGTCGAGGCCTCCCCCTATCATTCGCGCCCGCACATCCATTATCTCAGATGA
- a CDS encoding FecCD family ABC transporter permease — MTEAGRLFRQLGAVTALLLASLCLISVAIGVSVGIGDLPIPFATTFSAVTNRLGWSAVKLNRIHETVIWDYRLSRALVAAFCGAGLALSGAVMQSLLRNPLAEPYVLGISAGASTGAVAIVILGLGAGAVSLSAGAFAGAFAAFFFVALLSNGTRGGADRTILAGVAASQLFNASTSYIVTTSANAQQARDVMFWLLGSFGGVRWPEFALVSIVVGLGLVACLFYARVLDAFAFGDEAASSLGVNVGRIRMALFALTAMMTATIVSMVGSIGFVGLVVPHVARFVIGPLHIRLLPACAISGAIFMVFADIAARALIPGQILPIGVVTALVGVPFFSIILYRFQRAS, encoded by the coding sequence GTGACCGAGGCGGGACGTCTCTTCCGGCAGCTGGGAGCGGTCACCGCACTGCTTCTGGCTTCCCTCTGCCTCATCTCTGTCGCCATCGGCGTCAGCGTCGGGATCGGCGACCTGCCGATTCCGTTCGCAACCACGTTTTCGGCCGTGACCAACAGGCTGGGCTGGAGCGCGGTGAAGCTCAACCGCATACACGAGACGGTCATCTGGGATTATCGTCTGAGCCGGGCGCTGGTCGCCGCCTTCTGCGGCGCGGGTCTGGCGCTGTCGGGCGCCGTCATGCAGTCGCTCTTGCGCAACCCGCTCGCCGAACCCTATGTGCTCGGTATCTCCGCAGGCGCCTCCACCGGCGCCGTCGCGATCGTCATCCTCGGCCTCGGCGCCGGCGCGGTGTCGCTGTCGGCAGGCGCCTTTGCCGGCGCCTTCGCGGCCTTCTTCTTCGTGGCGCTGCTCTCGAACGGTACGCGCGGCGGCGCGGACCGCACCATCCTCGCCGGTGTCGCCGCATCGCAGCTCTTCAACGCTTCGACCTCCTATATCGTCACCACCTCGGCCAATGCGCAGCAGGCCCGCGACGTCATGTTCTGGCTGCTCGGCAGTTTCGGCGGCGTGCGCTGGCCGGAATTCGCGCTGGTCTCGATCGTCGTCGGCCTCGGCCTCGTCGCCTGTCTGTTCTATGCCCGCGTGCTCGACGCCTTCGCCTTCGGCGACGAAGCCGCCTCCTCGCTCGGCGTCAATGTCGGCCGCATCCGCATGGCGCTCTTCGCACTGACCGCGATGATGACGGCAACGATCGTCAGCATGGTCGGCTCGATCGGTTTCGTCGGACTTGTCGTGCCGCATGTCGCCCGCTTCGTCATAGGGCCGCTCCATATCCGCCTCCTGCCGGCCTGCGCCATATCAGGGGCGATTTTCATGGTGTTCGCCGATATTGCCGCGCGCGCCCTCATTCCCGGCCAGATCCTGCCGATCGGCGTCGTCACGGCGCTGGTTGGCGTTCCCTTCTTCTCGATCATCCTTTACCGGTTTCAGCGCGCGTCATGA
- a CDS encoding ABC transporter substrate-binding protein, protein MTSFKSLLAACGLSALIGLAANPSIAGSTAYPLTLENCGAEMIFKKAPERAIGLGQNSAEILLLLGLQDKMVGTAFWPSKVLPQLAEANAKVKLLTVEMPTFESMLAENPDFVAVALPSLVGPNSKIAKREDFDKVGVATYLSPSTCLSTRDVEDQYGSRGELWSMDLLYKEIDELSQIFDVADRGQALIADFKAREAKLRGNIAKDGQNLSYVFWFSSPSPSADAYVGGKNSASGFIADLLGGRNAIDTAAEWPTIGWEGIIAANPDVIVVASLDRNRWELDKPEAKIKYLNTDPAVSQIPAVKNKALVVMDGQAMNPTIRTIYGAEQVAEQLKALGLLK, encoded by the coding sequence GTGACAAGCTTTAAATCGCTTCTGGCCGCCTGCGGCCTCTCCGCCCTGATCGGCCTTGCCGCCAATCCGTCAATTGCCGGTTCGACAGCCTACCCGCTGACACTGGAGAATTGCGGCGCCGAGATGATCTTCAAGAAGGCGCCAGAGCGGGCGATCGGGCTGGGCCAGAACAGCGCCGAAATCCTGCTGCTGCTAGGCCTTCAGGACAAGATGGTCGGCACCGCCTTCTGGCCGAGCAAGGTTTTGCCGCAGCTCGCTGAGGCCAATGCCAAGGTCAAGCTTCTCACCGTCGAGATGCCGACCTTCGAATCCATGCTCGCCGAAAATCCGGATTTCGTGGCCGTCGCCCTGCCGAGCCTCGTCGGACCGAACAGCAAGATCGCCAAGCGCGAGGATTTCGACAAGGTCGGCGTTGCCACCTATCTCTCGCCCAGCACCTGCCTCAGCACCAGGGATGTCGAGGATCAATACGGCAGCCGCGGCGAGCTGTGGAGCATGGATCTTCTCTACAAGGAGATCGACGAACTCTCGCAGATATTCGACGTCGCCGACCGCGGCCAGGCGCTGATCGCCGACTTCAAGGCGCGTGAAGCCAAGCTGCGCGGAAACATTGCCAAGGACGGCCAGAATTTGTCCTACGTCTTCTGGTTCTCCAGCCCCAGCCCGTCGGCCGACGCCTATGTCGGCGGCAAGAACAGCGCCTCCGGCTTCATCGCCGACCTGCTCGGTGGACGCAATGCGATCGACACGGCAGCGGAATGGCCGACCATCGGCTGGGAAGGCATCATCGCCGCCAATCCCGACGTCATCGTCGTCGCCAGCCTCGATCGCAACCGCTGGGAGCTCGACAAGCCCGAGGCCAAGATCAAGTACCTGAACACCGATCCGGCCGTCAGCCAGATCCCTGCTGTCAAGAATAAGGCGCTCGTAGTCATGGACGGCCAGGCCATGAACCCGACCATCCGCACGATCTACGGCGCCGAACAGGTGGCCGAGCAATTGAAGGCCCTCGGTCTGCTGAAGTGA